From Melanotaenia boesemani isolate fMelBoe1 chromosome 12, fMelBoe1.pri, whole genome shotgun sequence, a single genomic window includes:
- the LOC121650572 gene encoding gamma-crystallin M2-like: MERMGKIVFYEDKNFEGRYYECGTDCPELNTHFRRCNSVRVENGAWVLYERPNYLGYQYVLTRGEYPDYQRWLGYNDSIRSCRMIRNLSGVFRVHVYECPEFSGQMLECIEDINNLPDRWNLREIHSAQVHDGAWVFFELPNYRGGQYLLEKGEFCRFTDWGAMNPNVGSIRRVYDS, from the exons ATGGAGCGCATGGGAAAG ATTGTGTTTTACGAAGATAAAAACTTCGAAGGTCGTTATTACGAATGCGGCACCGACTGCCCTGAGCTAAACACCCACTTCAGGCGATGCAACTCTGTTCGAGTGGAGAACGGGGCCTGGGTCCTGTACGAGAGGCCTAACTACCTGGGCTACCAGTACGTCCTTACCAGGGGCGAGTACCCAGATTACCAGCGCTGGTTGGGCTACAATGACAGCATCAGATCGTGCCGGATGATTCGAAAT CTGTCTGGTGTGTTCAGGGTTCACGTTTATGAGTGCCCTGAGTTCAGCGGTCAGATGCTGGAGTGCATTGAAGACATCAACAACCTTCCTGACCGCTGGAACCTCCGGGAGATCCACTCTGCCCAGGTGCATGACGGTGCCTGGGTCTTCTTCGAACTTCCCAACTACCGCGGAGGGCAGTATCTACTGGAGAAAGGAGAGTTCTGTCGCTTCACAGATTGGGGTGCCATGAACCCCAACGTGGGGTCTATACGACGAGTTTACGACTCATAG